A window of Hymenobacter aerilatus contains these coding sequences:
- a CDS encoding SusC/RagA family TonB-linked outer membrane protein, which yields MKKTLLMSILLILSSLQFVAAQSRTISGQVVDRQSNEGLPGVTVVVKGTTNGISTNSNGTYSLTVPGDGGTLVFSSIGYITVEKAIGAENTVNVSLSADTKQLNEVVVTALGVEQQRKSLGYSVSEVKNEELTQARQTNVVNSLTGKVAGVRVQGSNGMVGSSAGIFIRGQTTFTGSNQPLFVVDGIPIDNGGGANALQGGVSNSNRAIDINQDDIESVSILKGPAAAVLYGSRAAAGAVVITTKKGAALGSKKQTVNVLSNYNIVKVGRLPDYQNIYGQGAGGAFSTTSNLSWGPVVTGQNVTNFRGEQEALSINPDNVKDLFKTGSNFQNNVSLSGATDKSRYYVSYGNLHEVGILDNNDLKRNTLTFNGSSNLTNKLRTGINITFTNSASKRTQQGNQLANPFFRTWFLPRSYDVNRYPFELPNGGQQLPAEITATNGLLPANNTWYSTDDNPLWTIKNNRYNDELNRIIGSVSVGYDFTDWLSLDYRIGTDTYSQTFKRINARDSRGGSAANQLGAIEDETYVRRELSSYLTMTATRKIGENFGVRAFIGNEINQRRDTDNGVIGTNIQIRNYDNITNTLVYNPYGNRTERRLVGLFGEVGFDFRKAVFLNLRGRNDWSSTFGRDNRSYFYPSASTSIVLTEIIPGLKDNRYLSAASIRGAAAQVGREAGTYLTDTYYATTGPSDGSGPVVNFPFRGQLGQSLNNTGGNPNLGPEFTTTYEAGLDLSFFNGRIGFEGSVFKQRSTDIIFGVPVAGASGFTNINQNIGKSESRGIELALNSVPVKVGSFTYSNSINWTHIKNTVISLAPGVEQITLGGFVTPSTRLIAGQPYGVIFGSVFQKAPTGEVLINANGRTSVQANNQVVGNPNPQWTGGMTNTFAWKGLTLNTLLDFRYGGDIYGRNITDLRRSGAVAETKDRNRTYVHNGVVANGDGTYSPNTTQITAEQYFTDLYGSGVAEYIIFDASWLRLREVSLTYSLPKELTNRTFLGAVELGLNARNVFLYAPNVPHIDPEVNAQGVSNSQGLEFNALPQARTYGASIRLTF from the coding sequence ATGAAAAAAACTTTACTCATGAGTATCTTATTGATACTCTCATCCCTTCAGTTTGTCGCTGCACAGAGCCGAACCATCTCTGGACAAGTAGTTGACAGGCAGTCTAATGAAGGACTACCAGGGGTTACGGTGGTTGTTAAAGGCACTACCAATGGAATTTCCACTAACTCCAATGGCACTTATTCTCTAACGGTACCTGGTGATGGTGGCACGCTTGTGTTCAGCTCTATAGGCTACATTACAGTAGAAAAAGCCATAGGAGCCGAGAATACCGTTAATGTTAGCTTATCTGCTGATACCAAGCAACTAAATGAGGTTGTAGTAACAGCACTAGGTGTAGAGCAGCAACGCAAAAGCCTCGGTTACTCTGTTTCGGAGGTAAAAAACGAGGAGCTAACGCAAGCTCGGCAGACCAACGTTGTTAACTCTCTTACAGGTAAAGTAGCCGGTGTGCGGGTGCAGGGTTCGAATGGCATGGTAGGCTCATCAGCAGGTATATTCATTCGTGGCCAGACGACTTTCACAGGCAGCAACCAGCCCCTTTTCGTAGTTGACGGCATTCCGATTGATAACGGAGGAGGCGCTAATGCATTGCAAGGCGGAGTATCAAACTCCAACCGCGCCATTGATATCAATCAGGATGATATCGAATCAGTATCTATTCTAAAGGGCCCTGCTGCAGCTGTACTATATGGTTCACGCGCAGCAGCAGGTGCTGTAGTTATTACTACTAAAAAAGGTGCTGCTCTTGGTTCTAAAAAACAGACAGTTAATGTCCTGTCGAATTACAATATTGTAAAAGTAGGTCGCCTACCCGACTATCAGAATATCTACGGTCAGGGGGCCGGTGGCGCGTTCAGCACGACCAGCAACCTCTCCTGGGGCCCAGTTGTCACGGGACAAAACGTTACGAACTTCCGCGGCGAACAGGAAGCGTTATCAATTAATCCTGATAACGTGAAAGACTTATTTAAGACAGGTTCCAACTTCCAGAATAACGTATCACTCTCGGGGGCTACGGATAAGTCGCGCTATTATGTTTCGTATGGCAACCTACATGAAGTAGGTATTCTGGATAACAACGACTTGAAGCGCAACACCCTTACGTTTAATGGTAGCTCTAACCTGACAAACAAGCTACGCACTGGTATCAATATTACCTTCACAAACAGCGCATCTAAACGCACGCAGCAAGGCAACCAGTTGGCAAACCCGTTCTTCCGTACGTGGTTCCTACCCCGCTCGTACGATGTTAACCGGTATCCATTTGAGTTGCCCAATGGTGGTCAGCAGCTACCCGCTGAAATAACCGCTACCAATGGCTTATTACCTGCCAACAATACGTGGTATAGCACGGATGATAATCCACTTTGGACAATTAAGAACAACCGCTACAATGATGAGTTAAACCGCATCATTGGTAGTGTGAGCGTAGGATACGATTTCACAGATTGGCTCTCGCTTGACTACCGCATTGGTACCGACACCTATTCGCAAACCTTTAAGCGCATCAACGCTCGTGACAGCCGCGGAGGTTCAGCTGCCAACCAACTCGGTGCTATCGAAGACGAAACCTACGTTCGGCGTGAGTTGAGTTCGTATTTGACCATGACTGCCACACGGAAAATAGGAGAGAATTTTGGTGTGAGAGCCTTCATCGGTAACGAGATTAACCAGCGCCGCGATACTGATAATGGTGTTATAGGTACGAACATTCAGATTCGCAACTATGATAATATTACCAATACGCTGGTATACAATCCATATGGCAACCGTACAGAACGTCGTTTGGTTGGCTTATTTGGAGAGGTAGGGTTTGACTTCCGTAAGGCTGTTTTCCTTAACCTACGTGGTCGTAACGACTGGTCATCTACATTTGGTCGCGACAATCGCTCTTATTTCTATCCTAGCGCCTCTACTAGCATTGTTCTAACAGAGATTATTCCTGGCCTAAAAGACAACCGTTATTTGTCGGCAGCCTCTATCCGCGGTGCTGCTGCTCAGGTTGGCCGTGAGGCTGGCACATATCTCACCGATACATATTATGCTACGACTGGTCCTAGCGACGGCTCCGGTCCCGTTGTCAACTTCCCGTTCCGCGGACAGTTAGGGCAATCACTAAACAATACAGGTGGCAATCCTAATCTAGGTCCAGAATTTACAACAACATACGAAGCTGGTTTGGATCTGAGCTTCTTTAATGGACGCATTGGTTTTGAGGGTTCTGTATTTAAACAACGTAGCACCGATATCATTTTTGGGGTGCCTGTAGCAGGGGCGTCTGGCTTTACAAACATCAACCAGAACATCGGTAAATCGGAATCACGAGGTATTGAGCTAGCACTGAATTCCGTACCTGTGAAGGTAGGTAGCTTCACATACAGCAACTCTATCAACTGGACGCACATCAAGAATACGGTAATTTCGCTTGCACCTGGTGTTGAGCAAATTACCCTTGGCGGTTTCGTAACTCCTAGCACCCGCTTAATTGCCGGCCAGCCTTATGGCGTTATTTTCGGTAGCGTTTTTCAGAAAGCTCCTACCGGCGAAGTTCTTATCAATGCCAATGGCCGCACGAGTGTACAAGCAAACAATCAAGTCGTAGGCAATCCTAATCCACAATGGACGGGGGGTATGACTAACACGTTTGCCTGGAAGGGTCTAACTTTAAACACTCTCTTAGATTTCCGCTACGGTGGCGACATCTATGGGCGTAACATTACAGACTTGCGACGCTCGGGTGCTGTCGCTGAAACGAAGGACCGGAATCGTACCTATGTACATAACGGGGTAGTAGCCAACGGTGATGGCACGTACTCGCCCAATACTACTCAGATTACTGCCGAGCAGTATTTTACTGACCTGTATGGTTCCGGTGTAGCAGAGTATATCATTTTCGATGCTTCCTGGTTGCGTTTGCGTGAGGTTTCACTTACATATTCTCTACCTAAAGAACTGACCAACCGCACGTTTTTAGGAGCAGTAGAACTTGGCCTCAATGCACGCAACGTGTTTTTGTATGCACCCAACGTACCGCACATCGACCCAGAGGTTAACGCACAAGGCGTGAGCAACTCACAAGGTTTGGAATTCAATGCCCTACCCCAAGCTCGTACGTATGGCGCGTCTATCCGCCTGACTTTCTAA
- a CDS encoding SusD/RagB family nutrient-binding outer membrane lipoprotein: MQFLRFTKYIAFAATLGFFSSCNEFLDVNDSPNAVLNAPATTVLVSAQTQLGFLMGSDLHRFTSILVQQNAGQGGPSIQTVLYDRYVITETDINNVWRFSIYGGALADMQSLIAQTAETSPKYAGISQLMQAYLFSVTTDAFGDIPYTQALQFAGNVQPAYDPSQQVYENLITLINTGLENIDKQSVLTPGADDLIYAGDMAKWRRFANTLKLRLYIHYFPKLSSNATTAFASLLQAGPSAFMTGTADNFQLAFEALSQRTNPIHQFETNRIGNFFPSSTLVDLMNGKADPRRASYFTQYPTGSGQYLGAGNGTGVGAPNTNFSRIGTFLRGASTGTGVQEYAGDAPIRMLTFAEYNFILAEYYARTGNVAAAQTSFTAGINASMSMAGVSTANSTAYIAARPALATLSAADQIRVIIEEKFVASYGVAVEPWTDWRRTKFPALTPPSNAQETVIPRILPYSDVERVSNPANTPARPTITAPSVFWDPGA, from the coding sequence ATGCAATTTCTTCGTTTTACTAAATACATCGCATTCGCTGCAACGTTGGGTTTCTTTAGCTCTTGCAACGAGTTCTTGGATGTAAATGACAGCCCCAACGCAGTTCTAAACGCTCCTGCTACTACTGTGCTGGTATCAGCACAGACGCAATTGGGTTTCCTAATGGGGTCTGACCTGCACCGATTCACTTCGATTCTGGTGCAACAAAACGCAGGCCAGGGGGGACCTTCTATTCAAACCGTTTTGTATGACCGTTATGTCATTACAGAAACGGATATAAACAATGTGTGGCGCTTCAGTATTTACGGCGGTGCGCTAGCTGACATGCAAAGTCTGATTGCTCAGACAGCAGAGACCAGCCCTAAATATGCGGGCATTAGCCAGCTCATGCAGGCTTATCTTTTTTCTGTCACCACAGATGCATTTGGCGACATTCCCTACACTCAGGCCTTGCAGTTCGCTGGCAATGTGCAGCCGGCCTATGATCCGTCACAGCAGGTATACGAAAACCTTATCACGCTAATTAACACTGGCCTAGAAAACATAGACAAGCAATCGGTTTTAACCCCTGGAGCCGATGATCTTATCTATGCTGGTGATATGGCCAAATGGCGCCGCTTTGCAAATACGCTTAAGCTACGCCTTTACATTCACTATTTTCCAAAGCTTTCATCTAACGCTACTACTGCATTTGCTTCATTACTTCAGGCTGGTCCTAGTGCCTTTATGACGGGTACGGCAGACAACTTCCAGCTTGCATTTGAAGCACTGTCGCAACGTACTAATCCTATTCACCAATTCGAGACCAACCGAATAGGAAACTTCTTCCCAAGCTCTACCCTCGTGGATTTGATGAATGGTAAAGCTGACCCGCGCCGTGCATCTTATTTTACCCAGTATCCAACAGGCAGTGGTCAGTATTTAGGCGCGGGTAATGGTACCGGGGTAGGAGCGCCTAATACCAATTTCTCGCGCATTGGAACTTTTCTACGAGGTGCATCAACTGGTACGGGAGTGCAGGAATACGCGGGAGATGCGCCTATTCGGATGCTAACATTCGCGGAATACAATTTCATTCTAGCAGAATATTATGCTCGGACTGGTAATGTAGCAGCTGCACAAACCAGTTTCACGGCTGGCATCAACGCCTCTATGTCTATGGCAGGTGTGAGTACTGCTAATTCAACTGCATACATAGCTGCTCGTCCTGCACTAGCGACTTTAAGTGCTGCTGATCAGATACGAGTGATTATTGAGGAAAAGTTTGTAGCCAGCTATGGCGTAGCAGTAGAGCCCTGGACAGACTGGCGCCGCACAAAATTCCCAGCGTTGACACCACCGTCCAACGCGCAGGAAACTGTTATTCCGCGTATTCTGCCTTACTCTGATGTTGAGCGGGTATCCAATCCAGCTAATACCCCAGCTCGTCCTACCATTACGGCACCTAGTGTTTTCTGGGACCCAGGCGCTTAA